Proteins from one Nitrobacteraceae bacterium AZCC 2146 genomic window:
- a CDS encoding aminoglycoside phosphotransferase (APT) family kinase protein (product_source=COG3173; cath_funfam=3.30.200.20,3.90.1200.10; cog=COG3173; pfam=PF01636; superfamily=56112) gives MLLEMERATGREFEGTTIGIRPGAANKEMIKVVGHRQERRGTANVESGTAPEQHTRDRVFEDISVLRSRLSAYLSAQAGSAVVVESLTKFPAGFSWITYGVRVSGYPQAQDIILRIGPPYGLFAPYSAMPEFQSLSALKASAVPVPRAFMASDDTSILGAPFFLCERVDGDTPLPWGGEQNAALDGARREALAQDFVDALAALHAFDWRETSLANWESGLTTDNVADRQIDFWWERFQRWALRPHPMAHRAFAWLRQNQPKAPRVAIVHGDYRLGNFLERGDRITAILDWELVHLGDPIEDLGWAFLPQYRGGTGLVCGLASEEAFLARYEERAGIRVDRAALNFYIVFSLLKLALTHMAAARCFEDGLFNDMRMPAMATQIAPVFRQIAKALERTK, from the coding sequence ATGCTTCTTGAAATGGAGCGTGCCACGGGCCGCGAATTTGAGGGAACGACCATTGGTATACGTCCGGGAGCGGCGAATAAGGAAATGATCAAAGTGGTAGGACACCGACAAGAACGGCGCGGCACAGCTAACGTCGAGTCTGGGACTGCCCCCGAACAACACACGAGAGACAGGGTTTTCGAGGACATCAGCGTCTTGCGATCCAGGCTCAGTGCCTATCTCAGCGCGCAAGCGGGATCCGCGGTCGTCGTTGAGAGCCTCACGAAATTTCCGGCAGGCTTTTCCTGGATCACCTATGGCGTGCGTGTCAGCGGCTATCCTCAGGCTCAGGACATCATCCTTCGGATTGGGCCCCCTTACGGCCTGTTTGCGCCGTATAGCGCAATGCCAGAATTCCAATCGCTTAGCGCGCTTAAAGCAAGTGCGGTGCCGGTCCCGCGTGCGTTCATGGCAAGCGACGACACTTCCATTCTCGGCGCGCCGTTCTTTCTCTGCGAACGCGTCGACGGCGATACGCCACTGCCGTGGGGCGGCGAGCAGAACGCCGCCCTGGACGGCGCCCGCCGGGAAGCTCTTGCGCAGGATTTCGTCGATGCACTGGCGGCGCTTCATGCGTTCGACTGGCGCGAAACGTCGCTCGCCAACTGGGAAAGCGGCCTCACTACCGACAATGTTGCCGATCGCCAGATTGATTTCTGGTGGGAGCGGTTTCAACGCTGGGCGCTGCGACCGCATCCGATGGCGCATCGCGCCTTCGCCTGGCTGCGTCAGAACCAGCCCAAGGCGCCTCGCGTCGCGATCGTTCACGGCGACTACCGGCTGGGCAATTTTCTCGAGCGCGGCGATCGGATCACTGCGATCCTTGACTGGGAACTGGTGCATTTGGGCGATCCCATCGAGGATTTGGGCTGGGCCTTCCTGCCGCAATACCGCGGCGGAACAGGACTGGTCTGCGGCCTGGCGAGCGAAGAGGCGTTTCTGGCGCGATACGAAGAACGCGCCGGCATTCGCGTCGATAGAGCGGCCCTGAATTTCTACATTGTGTTTTCGCTTTTGAAACTTGCGCTGACCCACATGGCAGCGGCGCGATGTTTTGAAGACGGCCTCTTCAACGACATGCGCATGCCGGCGATGGCCACGCAGATCGCGCCCGTGTTCCGGCAAATCGCCAAGGCATTGGAGCGCACGAAATGA
- a CDS encoding hypothetical protein (product_source=Hypo-rule applied) codes for MNNSLPRLIDGMIATLRREIIPHVEGDFARGQAFGLIYMLNSIRLRASWSNAFLLEQISALEEASRELEDAVADLPGAPLPAIRAPADVPTAPELETARDQGDERLCELIDWLAIRRDTLSQPAVARADAIVERYLNRQLKWDLATSAKPMFDEISRGTEKGA; via the coding sequence ATGAACAATTCGCTGCCTCGCCTGATCGACGGTATGATCGCGACGCTGCGCCGCGAGATCATCCCTCATGTCGAGGGCGACTTTGCGCGCGGTCAGGCCTTTGGTCTGATCTATATGTTGAACAGCATCCGCCTGCGCGCCTCCTGGTCCAACGCGTTTCTGCTCGAACAGATCAGCGCCCTGGAAGAAGCTAGTCGGGAGCTCGAGGATGCGGTCGCCGATCTGCCGGGCGCACCTTTGCCGGCGATTCGCGCGCCCGCGGATGTTCCCACCGCGCCAGAGCTCGAAACGGCGCGCGATCAAGGCGACGAGCGGCTGTGCGAATTGATCGACTGGTTGGCGATCCGGCGCGACACCCTCTCGCAACCTGCCGTCGCGCGCGCCGATGCCATTGTCGAGCGCTATCTCAATCGACAGCTGAAGTGGGACCTGGCGACGAGCGCAAAGCCTATGTTCGACGAGATTTCCCGCGGAACCGAAAAGGGCGCCTGA
- a CDS encoding hypothetical protein (product_source=Hypo-rule applied; superfamily=159245) — translation MLSEQDDFIGHQLPTTFDHVMSSDPSWMERLWYTGHPRPDGDMIFDIGLGWHPNRNVMDGFAGVTIGGMQYNFRASRRLRPNPLTTAIGPLRIEILEGLRRHRLVLETNESGLSFDLEFVATMNPHEEEPHFRRRNGRVTEQMARAQQLGAYRGCIDVAGTRHLVTEETWLGQRDHSWGIRAEMRTDESNPPLTFYPPFFYCWATVQFANRGLHLFFKERAPGDTIYISGEEVLSVGTRSKEQVRLRDVSHDVVWAKDQNGQTFESAAFDARFSDGSQRHLKIRALPARYFLKAGLYGGLKGWSQGDDKGKLYVEHDVWDLADPAIRRLARTLGDHVIEVTDGDEVGYGIIEYGVGKDYARYSEVQDHPPI, via the coding sequence ATGCTTTCAGAACAAGACGATTTCATCGGGCATCAACTGCCGACCACATTCGACCATGTCATGAGCAGCGATCCAAGCTGGATGGAGCGGTTGTGGTATACGGGGCACCCGAGGCCCGACGGCGACATGATATTCGACATCGGCCTAGGCTGGCATCCCAACCGCAATGTGATGGATGGCTTTGCCGGCGTGACGATCGGCGGAATGCAATACAATTTCCGCGCGTCGCGACGCCTTCGACCCAATCCGCTGACAACAGCCATCGGTCCGCTGCGCATCGAAATCCTTGAAGGCCTGCGACGTCACCGGCTTGTGCTGGAGACCAATGAATCCGGGTTGTCCTTTGATCTCGAATTCGTGGCGACGATGAACCCCCACGAGGAAGAGCCGCATTTTCGCCGTCGCAACGGCCGCGTGACCGAGCAAATGGCCCGCGCTCAACAATTGGGCGCCTATCGCGGCTGCATCGACGTCGCCGGCACCCGGCACCTGGTCACCGAAGAGACCTGGTTGGGACAGCGCGATCATTCCTGGGGAATTCGCGCGGAGATGCGGACTGACGAATCCAATCCGCCGCTGACCTTCTATCCTCCGTTCTTCTATTGCTGGGCCACGGTGCAATTCGCCAACCGCGGCTTGCATCTGTTCTTTAAGGAGCGCGCGCCCGGCGACACGATCTATATTTCGGGCGAGGAGGTTCTCTCCGTCGGCACGCGCTCGAAAGAGCAGGTCCGGCTCCGCGACGTCTCCCATGACGTTGTCTGGGCGAAGGATCAGAACGGGCAGACTTTTGAGAGCGCCGCGTTCGACGCCCGTTTCAGCGACGGCTCGCAGCGACACCTCAAGATCCGCGCGCTGCCGGCAAGATACTTCTTGAAGGCCGGATTGTATGGCGGACTCAAGGGCTGGTCACAGGGTGACGACAAGGGAAAGCTCTACGTCGAACATGATGTGTGGGATCTGGCCGATCCGGCGATCCGCCGTCTTGCGCGCACGCTCGGCGACCACGTCATTGAGGTGACCGATGGCGACGAGGTCGGCTATGGGATCATCGAATACGGCGTCGGAAAGGACTACGCACGCTATTCCGAAGTGCAGGATCATCCACCAATCTGA
- a CDS encoding NADPH-dependent curcumin reductase CurA (product_source=COG2130; cath_funfam=3.40.50.720; cog=COG2130; ko=KO:K23256; pfam=PF00107,PF16884; superfamily=51735) has protein sequence MMNRQVILVLRPTGVAQSEHFAIREAPIRPPADGQILVRNNFLSVEPAMRGWIADIGNYSAAVEVGSVMRALAVGEVVESRHPDFRTGDVVTGWFGWQELATVEAGAVVRRIVETDLPRSLALGVLGINGVTALLALTLIGEPRGSDTVLVSTAAGAVGSAVGQIAKIMDCRTVGIAGGPEKTARCLGLFGYDAAIDYKAPGMAEALVAACPDGVQVYFDNTAGAISDLVYPQLAVGARVVICGTASIPSWDPWPTGPRVERHLLVKRARMQGFVIFDHMERYEASIATLADWVRAGRLRYEEDILDGLESCPDALAGLYRGENQGKRLIRL, from the coding sequence ATGATGAACCGCCAGGTCATTCTTGTTTTGCGGCCCACAGGCGTCGCGCAATCTGAGCACTTCGCCATTCGCGAAGCGCCGATTCGCCCTCCCGCAGACGGCCAGATCCTGGTGCGAAACAATTTCCTGTCGGTCGAACCGGCGATGCGTGGCTGGATCGCCGATATCGGCAATTATTCGGCAGCGGTGGAAGTTGGTTCGGTGATGCGGGCGTTGGCGGTTGGCGAAGTCGTCGAATCCCGCCACCCGGATTTTCGCACGGGCGATGTCGTCACGGGATGGTTTGGGTGGCAGGAACTGGCCACCGTCGAAGCGGGCGCCGTCGTACGCAGGATCGTCGAAACCGATCTGCCACGCTCGCTCGCGCTCGGAGTACTGGGTATCAATGGGGTAACGGCGCTCCTGGCGCTGACCCTGATCGGTGAGCCAAGGGGCAGTGATACAGTCCTGGTGTCCACCGCCGCCGGAGCTGTGGGGTCGGCTGTCGGCCAGATCGCGAAAATCATGGATTGCCGCACGGTCGGCATCGCTGGCGGGCCGGAAAAAACGGCACGATGTCTGGGTCTTTTCGGCTACGACGCGGCGATCGACTACAAAGCGCCGGGAATGGCTGAAGCGCTGGTCGCGGCTTGCCCCGACGGCGTGCAGGTCTATTTTGATAACACAGCAGGTGCGATCAGCGATCTTGTCTATCCCCAGCTTGCGGTGGGCGCCCGCGTCGTCATTTGCGGCACTGCGTCGATTCCCTCGTGGGACCCATGGCCGACGGGCCCGCGGGTCGAACGGCATCTGCTGGTCAAACGCGCTCGCATGCAGGGGTTCGTGATTTTCGATCATATGGAGCGCTACGAAGCATCGATAGCCACTCTCGCTGACTGGGTCCGCGCAGGCCGGCTTCGCTATGAGGAGGATATCCTCGACGGCCTGGAATCCTGCCCCGACGCCCTTGCCGGGCTCTATCGAGGCGAGAACCAGGGCAAACGGCTCATCCGGCTTTAA
- a CDS encoding nitronate monooxygenase (product_source=KO:K00459; cath_funfam=3.20.20.70; cog=COG2070; ko=KO:K00459; pfam=PF03060; superfamily=51412) has product MKNGPDLARRLGEKVRIPVMAGPMFIASTPELVVAQCRSGIIGSMPALNARTSAQLDADITRIKQDLDDCDVPFAINLVAHKTNERLEADLAIIVEHKVPIVVLALAASPAIVDAIHDYGGLVFNDVISDRHARKCADTGVDGIIAVAAGAGGHTGNVSPFALIAEIREWWQGLLILSGCIATGRAVLAAETLGADLAYIGSPFLAATEANTQPAFKQMIVDCGAKDIVIANCFTGANATFLLPSILANGLDPKMLMRGEGAGVNISGGGSNSKAWRDIWSAGQGVGAIKQAGPAAEYIDWLVSDYARARNAMGIGPS; this is encoded by the coding sequence ATGAAGAATGGTCCCGATTTAGCCAGACGATTAGGTGAAAAGGTCAGAATTCCCGTCATGGCGGGGCCGATGTTCATCGCGTCGACCCCGGAGCTTGTGGTTGCGCAATGCAGGTCCGGGATTATTGGCTCAATGCCGGCTCTCAATGCCAGGACCAGCGCGCAGCTCGACGCGGATATTACTCGGATCAAGCAGGATCTTGACGACTGCGATGTACCCTTCGCAATCAATCTGGTGGCCCACAAGACCAACGAACGGCTTGAAGCGGATCTTGCGATCATCGTCGAGCATAAGGTTCCCATTGTCGTGCTCGCGCTTGCGGCGAGCCCGGCGATCGTCGATGCCATTCATGATTATGGTGGCCTGGTCTTCAACGATGTCATCAGTGATCGCCATGCGCGCAAATGTGCGGATACCGGCGTCGACGGAATCATCGCGGTGGCCGCAGGGGCGGGCGGACATACCGGCAACGTCTCGCCCTTCGCCCTAATCGCCGAAATCCGCGAATGGTGGCAGGGGCTCCTGATCCTGTCAGGCTGCATCGCCACGGGGCGTGCCGTCCTTGCGGCTGAAACGCTGGGTGCCGATCTCGCTTATATAGGGTCGCCGTTTTTGGCCGCCACCGAAGCGAATACGCAACCGGCGTTCAAGCAGATGATCGTCGACTGCGGTGCTAAAGACATCGTGATCGCGAATTGCTTTACAGGCGCCAATGCAACATTTCTGCTGCCATCGATACTCGCCAACGGCCTCGATCCGAAGATGCTGATGCGCGGCGAAGGAGCTGGGGTCAATATTTCTGGCGGTGGATCGAACAGCAAGGCCTGGCGCGACATTTGGAGCGCCGGTCAAGGCGTCGGCGCAATCAAGCAGGCGGGGCCGGCCGCGGAGTATATCGACTGGCTCGTGTCGGACTATGCGCGCGCGCGTAACGCTATGGGTATAGGTCCATCATGA